Proteins found in one Triticum aestivum cultivar Chinese Spring chromosome 4D, IWGSC CS RefSeq v2.1, whole genome shotgun sequence genomic segment:
- the LOC123097689 gene encoding uncharacterized protein isoform X2, with the protein MIETPPLLTSSHIWVVEPTGMREEAAAAGAVLANASSSHNRRQCWRIGCPWCVNHERCRRKNHVDKSTHTHQVQVAVTVSHHPRSRCFSNIDGELAMEAHSLLILFLDWPLRGRPTQTSAGFRYILKDVLRLAPGLEVLQFTSHNFDLMSRMSIEE; encoded by the exons ATGATAGAGACGCCACCTCTCCTTACCTCGTCCCATATTTGGGTCGTCGAGCCGACGGGGATGAGGGAAGAGGCAGCCGCAGCAGGCGCAGTGCTGGCAAACGCGAGCAGCAGCCACAACAGGCGGCAGTGCTGGCGAATCGGATGTCCATGGTGCGTCAACCATGAAAGATGCAGAAGAAAAAATCAT GTTGATAAAAGCACACACACCCACCAGGTTCAGGTTGCTGTGACTGTGAGTCATCATCCCAGGAGCAG GTGCTTCTCAAATATAGATGGAGAACTTGCCATGGAGGCACATAGCTTGCTGATTTTGTTTCTGGATTGGCCCTTGAGAGGGAGACCGACCCAAACTTCAGCAGGTTTCAG GTACATACTGAAGGATGTTCTGAGGCTAGCACCTGGTTTAGAAGTTCTGCAATTCACATCTCATAATTTTGATTTGATGTCCAGAATGTCAATTGAAGAATGA
- the LOC123097689 gene encoding uncharacterized protein isoform X3 encodes MIETPPLLTSSHIWVVEPTGMREEAAAAGAVLANASSSHNRRQCWRIGCPWCVNHERCRRKNHVDKSTHTHQVQVAVTVSHHPRSRCFSNIDGELAMEAHSLLILFLDWPLRGRPTQTSAGFSHL; translated from the exons ATGATAGAGACGCCACCTCTCCTTACCTCGTCCCATATTTGGGTCGTCGAGCCGACGGGGATGAGGGAAGAGGCAGCCGCAGCAGGCGCAGTGCTGGCAAACGCGAGCAGCAGCCACAACAGGCGGCAGTGCTGGCGAATCGGATGTCCATGGTGCGTCAACCATGAAAGATGCAGAAGAAAAAATCAT GTTGATAAAAGCACACACACCCACCAGGTTCAGGTTGCTGTGACTGTGAGTCATCATCCCAGGAGCAG GTGCTTCTCAAATATAGATGGAGAACTTGCCATGGAGGCACATAGCTTGCTGATTTTGTTTCTGGATTGGCCCTTGAGAGGGAGACCGACCCAAACTTCAGCAGGTTTCAG TCATCTTTAA
- the LOC123097689 gene encoding uncharacterized protein isoform X1, which produces MIETPPLLTSSHIWVVEPTGMREEAAAAGAVLANASSSHNRRQCWRIGCPWCVNHERCRRKNHVDKSTHTHQVQVAVTVSHHPRSSTCGSGRSRAPRMEAKERGHPAMVVLMDEEDGGEGKNKVLWVVKAEDRSHPPSVLCAFLVGKLIAGRREEDGNREGLEDIRHWQAGLLVCQKNNASRMKKRPTGCCLETDL; this is translated from the exons ATGATAGAGACGCCACCTCTCCTTACCTCGTCCCATATTTGGGTCGTCGAGCCGACGGGGATGAGGGAAGAGGCAGCCGCAGCAGGCGCAGTGCTGGCAAACGCGAGCAGCAGCCACAACAGGCGGCAGTGCTGGCGAATCGGATGTCCATGGTGCGTCAACCATGAAAGATGCAGAAGAAAAAATCAT GTTGATAAAAGCACACACACCCACCAGGTTCAGGTTGCTGTGACTGTGAGTCATCATCCCAGGAGCAG CACATGTGGTAGCGGAAGGAGTCGGGCGCCAAGGATGGAGGCGAAGGAGCGCGGACACCCAGCTATGGTGGTGCTGATGGATGAAGAAGATGGGGGCGAAGGGAAAAATAAAGTCCTTTGGGTGGTGAAGGCAGAAGATCGCTCGCATCCCCCATCCGTTTTATGTGCGTTCCTTGTGGGGAAATTGATTGCGGGGAGAAGGGAAGAAGATGGGAATCGTGAAGGGCTGGAAGACATACGCCATTGGCAGGCGGGCCTTCTCGTATGCCAGAAGAATAATGCATCTCGCATGAAAAAAAGACCGACTGGTTGCTGTTTGGAAACTGATTTGTGA
- the LOC123097691 gene encoding universal stress protein PHOS32 isoform X2, with translation MDPAEGRRILVAVDEGDESVHALRWCLTNFATRGDGELAPPDTILLLYVRPTPPTYSVLDASGYLFVNEATAAIDGYSRAVADAVVDKAQKLCALHSKENGEVKVKVDVKVAVGDARSVICDMVDKLGADVLVMGSHGYGFFKRALLGSVSDYCVRNANCPVLIVKLK, from the exons ATGGATCCAGCCGAGGGCCGAAGGATACtggtggccgtggacgagggcgacGAGAGCGTCCACGCGCTGCGATGGTGCCTCACCAACTTCGCCacgcgcggcgacggcgagcttGCCCCACCGGACACCATCCTCCTGCTCTACGTCCGGCCGACGCCGCCCACCTACTCCGTGCTCGACGCCTCCG GCTATCTGTTTGTCAATGAGGCGACCGCCGCGATCGACGGGTACAGCCGGGCGGTGGCGGACGCGGTGGTGGACAAGGCGCAGAAGCTCTGCGCGCTCCACAGCAAAGAGAACGGCGAGGTGAAGGTGAAGGTGGATGTGAAGGTGGCGGTCGGGGACGCCCGGAGCGTCATCTGCGACATGGTGGACAAGCTCGGAGCCGACGTGCTGGTGATGGGGAGCCATGGCTATGGATTTTTCAAGAG GGCTCTCCTCGGGAGTGTCAGCGACTACTGCGTCAGGAACGCCAACTGCCCCGTTCTCATCGTCAAGTTGAAATAA
- the LOC123097691 gene encoding universal stress protein PHOS32 isoform X1, which translates to MDPAEGRRILVAVDEGDESVHALRWCLTNFATRGDGELAPPDTILLLYVRPTPPTYSVLDASAPLGYLFVNEATAAIDGYSRAVADAVVDKAQKLCALHSKENGEVKVKVDVKVAVGDARSVICDMVDKLGADVLVMGSHGYGFFKRALLGSVSDYCVRNANCPVLIVKLK; encoded by the exons ATGGATCCAGCCGAGGGCCGAAGGATACtggtggccgtggacgagggcgacGAGAGCGTCCACGCGCTGCGATGGTGCCTCACCAACTTCGCCacgcgcggcgacggcgagcttGCCCCACCGGACACCATCCTCCTGCTCTACGTCCGGCCGACGCCGCCCACCTACTCCGTGCTCGACGCCTCCG CCCCGCTAGGCTATCTGTTTGTCAATGAGGCGACCGCCGCGATCGACGGGTACAGCCGGGCGGTGGCGGACGCGGTGGTGGACAAGGCGCAGAAGCTCTGCGCGCTCCACAGCAAAGAGAACGGCGAGGTGAAGGTGAAGGTGGATGTGAAGGTGGCGGTCGGGGACGCCCGGAGCGTCATCTGCGACATGGTGGACAAGCTCGGAGCCGACGTGCTGGTGATGGGGAGCCATGGCTATGGATTTTTCAAGAG GGCTCTCCTCGGGAGTGTCAGCGACTACTGCGTCAGGAACGCCAACTGCCCCGTTCTCATCGTCAAGTTGAAATAA